Proteins from a single region of Sylvia atricapilla isolate bSylAtr1 chromosome 9, bSylAtr1.pri, whole genome shotgun sequence:
- the PRDX1 gene encoding peroxiredoxin-1 → MSSGKAFIGKPAPDFTSTAVMPDGQFKDIKLSDYKGKYVVFFFYPLDFTFVCPTEIIAYSDRADEFKKINCEVIGASVDSHFCHLAWINTPKKQGGLGTMKIPLVSDTTRAIAKDYGVLKEDEGIAYRGLFIIDDKGILRQITINDLPVGRSVDETLRLVQAFQFTDKHGEVCPAGWKPGSDTIKPDVQKSKEYFAKQK, encoded by the exons ATGTCTTCAGGAAAGGCTTTCATTGGAAAACCAGCTCCTGACTTTACTTCCACGGCTGTAATGCCAGATGGACAGTTCAAAGACATCAAACTCTCTGACTACAAAG GAAAATATGTTGTGTTCTTCTTTTACCCCCTGGACTTCACTTTTGTCTGTCCAACTGAAATCATTGCCTACAGTGACAGAGCTGATGAATTCAAGAAAATCAACTGTGAAGTAATTGGAGCTTCTGTTGACTCCCACTTCTGTCACCTTGCCTG GATCAATACTCCTAAGAAACAGGGGGGTTTGGGCACTATGAAAATCCCCCTGGTTTCTGACACAACACGTGCCATTGCCAAAGATTATGGAGTGCTGAAGGAGGATGAAGGCATTGCATACAG gggTCTGTTCATAATTGATGACAAGGGGATCTTGAGGCAGATTACAATCAATGATCTTCCTGTTGGCCGTTCTGTTGATGAAACCCTAAGACTTGTCCAGGCCTTCCAGTTTACAGATAAACATGGAGAAG TGTGCCCAGCTGGCTGGAAGCCCGGGAGTGACACAATCAAGCCTGAtgttcagaaaagcaaagaatatTTCGCCAAGCAGAAGTAA